A single genomic interval of Penaeus monodon isolate SGIC_2016 chromosome 30, NSTDA_Pmon_1, whole genome shotgun sequence harbors:
- the LOC119592730 gene encoding LOW QUALITY PROTEIN: elongation factor Ts, mitochondrial-like (The sequence of the model RefSeq protein was modified relative to this genomic sequence to represent the inferred CDS: deleted 1 base in 1 codon; substituted 4 bases at 4 genomic stop codons; added 49 bases not found in genome assembly): protein MAAVASSLFSSLVQSQARSIRLLHVCRTLAAVDKGNLAKLRKKTGFSMSNCKKALGDAXNDFXKAEAQAQGWAKATKLAGRTTAQGLIGIHIEDNVGAMVEVNCETDFVARNEKFKTLVSQVAKECASGATPLLEHGLKKEMMSQEQMKNIPTSEGKKLGDLVALAIGSVGENMSLARGTRLVGGPGVQLIGYSHPSTIDDDVLVGKFGAILALRSSGELTEAARQLCVHIVGMNPKEVGKLSDPKAPMLXXTLVSPKFLSDPSKTVSEVIQEEHLEIVDFVRFQCGELNKAEE from the exons ATGGCTGCCGtggcctcttccctctttt ccgcacctTAGCAGCTGTTGACAAGGGCAACTTGGCTAAGCTCAGAAAGAAGACTGGATTTTCCATGTCGAATTGTAAAAAGGCTTTGGGAGATgcataaaatgatttttaaaagg CAGAAGCCCAAGCACAAGGTTGGGCAAAAGCAACAAAGCTGGCAGGTCGCACAACAGCACAGGGTCTCATTGGAATTCACATAGAGGACAACGTAGGAGCCATGGTAGAAGTAAACTGTGAAACAGACTTTGTTGCAAGGAATGAAAAATTCAAGACACTTGTGTCC CAAGTAGCAAAGGAGTGTGCATCAGGTGCAACTCCTCTCCTAGAACATGGATTAAAGAAG GAAATGATGTCACAGGAGCAGATGAAAAACATTCCAAcaagtgaaggaaaaaaacttGGAGATCTTGTTGCTCTGGCCATTGGCAGTGTTGGTGAGAATATGAGCTTAGCACGTGGCACTCGGCTGGTGGGTGGGCCTGGGGTGCAACTCATAGGATACAGCCATCCTAGTACAATAGATGATGATGTGCTTGTAGGAAAATTTGGAGCCATCTTAGCTCTCAGGTCATCTGGAGAACTGACTGAAGCTGCACGGCAACTGTGTGTGCACATTGTTG GTATGAATCCAAAGGAAGTGGGCAAACTCTCAGACCCAAAAGCTCCCATGCTATGATAAACCCTTGTATCCCCAAAGTTCCTTAGTGATCCATCCAAAACTGTCAGTGAGGTGATCCAAGAGGAACACTTAGAGATTGTTGACTTTGTGCGCTTTCAGTGTGGGGAATTGAACAAGGCAGAGGAATAA
- the LOC119592428 gene encoding mucin-2-like yields the protein MPTKLTTATTTTDPSTTSTTTTDPSPHPPHPPRPLTLPPHPPRPLTLLPHPPRPMTLPPRPLTLPPQPLTLPPRPLTLLPHPPRPLTLPPRPLTLLPHPPRPLTLPPRPLTLPPQPLTLPPRPLTLLPHPPRPLTLPPRPRPSYHIHHDHYPPTTSTTTTDPSTTSTTTTDPPTTSTTTTDPSTTSTTTTDPPTTSTTTIEPSTTSTTTTDPPTTSTTTTDLPTTSTTTTDPSYHIHHDH from the coding sequence ATGCCCACTAAACTTACCACAGCCACCACGACCACTGACCCTTCCACCACATCTACCACGACCACTGACCCTTCCCCACATCCACCACATCCACCACGACCACTGACCCTTCCACCACATCCACCACGACCACTGACCCTCCTACCACATCCACCACGACCAATGACCCTTCCACCACGACCACTGACCCTTCCACCACAACCACTGACCCTTCCACCACGACCACTGACCCTCCTACCACATCCACCACGACCACTGACCCTTCCACCACGACCACTGACCCTCCTACCACATCCACCACGACCACTGACCCTTCCACCACGACCACTGACCCTTCCACCACAACCACTGACCCTTCCACCACGACCACTGACCCTCCTACCACATCCACCACGACCACTGACCCTTCCACCACGACCACGACCCTCCTACCACATCCACCACGACCACTACCCTCCTACCACATCCACCACGACCACTGACCCTTCCACCACATCCACCACGACCACTGACCCTCCTACCACATCCACCACGACCACTGACCCTTCCACCACATCCACCACGACCACTGACCCTCCTACCACATCCACCACGACCATTGAACCTTCCACCACATCCACCACGACCACTGACCCTCCTACCACATCCACCACGACCACTGACCTTCCAACCACATCCACCACGACCACTGACCCTTCCTACCACATCCACCACGACCACTGA